In Labilibaculum sp. DW002, one DNA window encodes the following:
- the napA gene encoding nitrate reductase catalytic subunit NapA codes for MKLARRDFLKSSAAIAAATAVGVAIPETLKAEAREAEKGWSWDKAVCRFCGTGCGIMIATKDDKILAVKGDPLAPVNRGLNCIKGYFNAKIMYGADRLKKPLLRMNENGEFDKNGKFKTISWERAFDEMEKHMKSAMKELGPTGIGIFSSGQYTIMEGYAASKLMKAGFRSHNIDPNARHCMASAVVAFIQAFGIDEPAGNYDDMEITDTVVTWGANMAEMHPILWSRITENKLSHPKRTKIVNLSTYTNRTSDLADIEIIFKPNTDLAIWNYIAHEIVYNQPQAIDWDFVKKYTVFATGFTDIGYGMRTPDHPKFSDKERETVRHEVAKKLSADEGKSLAYLGYKEGDTMEMNHRNKAMNHWIIQYEEFKKALKPYTLDYVANVSKGDSEESIEDFKKKLKALADLYIEKGRKVCSYWTMGFNQHTRGSWVNEQAYMVHLLLGKQSKPGDGAFSLTGQPSACGTAREVGTFSHRLPSDMLVKVPKHREISEKLWKIPKGTINPKPGSHLMKIHRDIEDGKIKFAWINVCNPYQNTANANHWIKAARQMDNFIVCSDGYPGISAKVSDLILPSAMIYEKWGAYGNAERRTQHWKQQVTPVGDAMPDVWQFVELAKRFKLSEVWGAQKVPGLKDGLPDVLEGAKAMGYSPDDTLYDVLFANEDAKKYAWPDPIAEGKMNTESGGDKRKVVGSDGKPFEGYGFFMHKYIWEEYRKFGIGNGHDLADFDTYHKCRGLKWPVVDGKETLWRFNSEYDVYAKKANVGPFAFYGKALKKMPQGSISKPDMSKPKVDLKNKAKIFFRPYMEAPEIPNKEYPYWMCTGRVLEHWHSGTMTMRVPELYRAVPEALCYIHPKDASEQGLVEGDLVWVESRRGRVKAHIETRGRNRVPRGLIYVPWFDEKVFINKLCLDATCPMSKETDFKKCAVKITKA; via the coding sequence ATGAAACTTGCAAGGCGTGATTTTTTAAAGAGTTCGGCAGCTATAGCAGCAGCAACTGCAGTTGGCGTTGCCATTCCTGAAACTCTTAAAGCAGAAGCTCGCGAAGCCGAAAAAGGCTGGTCGTGGGACAAGGCTGTTTGTCGATTTTGTGGTACCGGCTGTGGTATCATGATAGCCACCAAAGATGATAAAATACTTGCTGTAAAAGGAGATCCATTGGCACCTGTAAACCGTGGATTGAATTGTATCAAAGGCTATTTTAATGCCAAAATAATGTACGGTGCCGACCGTCTGAAAAAACCATTGCTTCGTATGAACGAAAATGGTGAATTCGATAAAAACGGAAAATTTAAAACCATCAGCTGGGAACGTGCTTTCGACGAAATGGAGAAGCACATGAAATCAGCCATGAAAGAATTGGGCCCAACTGGTATTGGGATCTTCAGTTCGGGGCAGTATACCATTATGGAAGGCTATGCTGCATCAAAATTAATGAAAGCAGGTTTCCGTTCGCATAATATCGACCCCAATGCCCGCCACTGTATGGCATCAGCTGTTGTTGCCTTTATTCAGGCTTTTGGTATCGATGAGCCAGCAGGTAATTACGACGATATGGAAATCACGGATACCGTAGTTACTTGGGGAGCCAATATGGCTGAGATGCACCCTATTCTTTGGTCGAGAATTACTGAGAATAAATTGAGTCATCCGAAAAGAACCAAGATTGTTAATTTATCCACTTATACCAATCGTACTTCCGATTTAGCAGATATTGAAATTATCTTCAAGCCGAATACGGATCTTGCGATTTGGAATTACATTGCTCACGAAATTGTATACAATCAACCACAGGCGATCGATTGGGATTTCGTGAAGAAATATACCGTGTTTGCAACAGGCTTTACTGATATAGGTTACGGTATGCGTACGCCTGATCATCCAAAATTTTCAGATAAAGAAAGAGAAACAGTAAGACACGAGGTAGCTAAAAAGTTATCTGCCGATGAAGGAAAATCTCTTGCTTACCTTGGCTATAAGGAAGGTGATACTATGGAAATGAATCATCGCAATAAAGCCATGAACCATTGGATCATTCAGTACGAAGAATTCAAGAAAGCACTAAAGCCATATACCCTTGATTACGTTGCAAATGTTTCAAAAGGAGATTCTGAAGAGTCAATTGAAGATTTCAAGAAGAAGCTAAAAGCATTGGCTGATCTTTATATAGAGAAAGGACGAAAAGTATGTTCATATTGGACCATGGGGTTCAACCAACATACCAGAGGGTCATGGGTAAATGAGCAAGCTTATATGGTGCATTTATTGCTTGGAAAACAATCGAAGCCAGGTGATGGAGCTTTCAGTTTAACCGGACAACCATCGGCTTGTGGTACAGCTCGTGAGGTAGGAACTTTCTCTCACCGTTTGCCATCCGATATGTTAGTTAAAGTTCCAAAGCATCGTGAAATTTCTGAGAAGCTTTGGAAAATTCCTAAAGGAACTATTAATCCTAAGCCGGGTAGCCACTTGATGAAAATCCACCGCGATATTGAGGATGGTAAGATTAAATTTGCATGGATTAATGTATGTAACCCCTATCAGAATACGGCCAATGCGAATCACTGGATTAAAGCAGCTCGTCAGATGGATAACTTTATTGTTTGTTCTGACGGATATCCTGGTATTTCGGCTAAAGTTTCCGATTTGATATTGCCTTCGGCAATGATCTACGAAAAGTGGGGAGCATATGGAAATGCAGAACGCAGAACCCAACATTGGAAACAGCAAGTAACACCAGTTGGTGATGCAATGCCTGATGTTTGGCAGTTTGTTGAATTAGCTAAACGATTCAAATTAAGCGAAGTTTGGGGAGCGCAGAAAGTTCCTGGATTAAAAGATGGGCTTCCTGATGTTTTGGAAGGAGCTAAAGCTATGGGGTACTCTCCTGATGATACGCTTTACGATGTATTGTTTGCAAACGAGGATGCCAAGAAATATGCTTGGCCAGACCCAATTGCAGAAGGAAAAATGAATACCGAATCTGGTGGAGATAAACGTAAAGTAGTTGGTTCGGATGGTAAGCCATTCGAAGGTTACGGCTTCTTTATGCACAAATACATTTGGGAAGAGTATCGTAAGTTTGGTATCGGAAATGGTCACGATTTGGCTGATTTTGATACCTATCACAAATGCCGTGGTTTAAAATGGCCGGTTGTAGATGGTAAAGAAACTCTATGGCGTTTCAATTCAGAATACGATGTATATGCGAAAAAAGCTAATGTTGGACCATTTGCATTCTACGGAAAAGCATTGAAGAAAATGCCACAGGGATCTATCTCAAAGCCTGACATGTCGAAGCCTAAGGTTGATCTGAAAAATAAAGCAAAGATCTTCTTCCGTCCGTATATGGAAGCACCAGAGATTCCAAATAAAGAATATCCTTATTGGATGTGTACCGGTCGTGTCTTAGAGCACTGGCACTCGGGAACCATGACAATGAGAGTACCTGAATTGTATCGTGCCGTACCTGAGGCTTTGTGCTACATTCATCCGAAAGATGCATCAGAGCAAGGTTTGGTCGAAGGCGATTTGGTTTGGGTAGAATCAAGACGTGGACGCGTAAAAGCGCATATCGAGACCAGAGGTAGAAACCGTGTCCCAAGAGGATTGATTTATGTGCCTTGGTTCGACGAAAAAGTATTCATCAACAAACTATGTTTGGATGCGACTTGTCCGATGTCTAAGGAGACGGACTTTAAAAAGTGTGCAGTTAAGATAACGAAGGCCTAA
- a CDS encoding c-type cytochrome encodes MKNIKQYRLIILFCLCFLAVANVNAQSDWPVPAKENENMSPFLFDDDMVLEGRISYENSCTSCHGTPGQDDFTPMAPPPGDPASDQFQLQTDGALFHKIKMGRGSMPKFEDAFADDELWNIVAYIRSFNKDYKQPLPNMEGVEIPEYSMKLSFDDNIDKLVVKVFAKNQPQPEVSIAAYVMGTFGKYLLGKSQTNELGIAYIDVDPTMPGDEEGKLSVMVKASKGFGRAKMNEEMVMVEPTIRKSAIEGRHIWSTDKMAPVWLKVSFFITVFGVWFVLLFIVIGLRNINKANKEEA; translated from the coding sequence ATGAAGAACATTAAACAATATAGATTGATCATTCTGTTCTGCCTTTGCTTTTTGGCTGTGGCAAATGTGAATGCTCAAAGCGATTGGCCAGTTCCTGCCAAAGAAAATGAGAACATGAGTCCTTTCCTCTTCGATGATGATATGGTTTTAGAGGGAAGAATCTCTTACGAAAACTCTTGTACATCTTGTCACGGTACACCAGGTCAGGATGATTTTACACCTATGGCGCCACCTCCGGGCGATCCTGCGTCAGATCAGTTTCAGTTACAAACTGATGGTGCACTTTTCCATAAAATTAAAATGGGGCGTGGTAGCATGCCTAAGTTCGAAGATGCTTTTGCAGATGATGAACTATGGAATATTGTAGCCTACATCCGTAGCTTTAATAAAGATTACAAGCAGCCCTTACCTAATATGGAAGGTGTTGAAATTCCTGAGTACAGCATGAAACTGAGCTTCGATGATAATATAGACAAATTGGTTGTTAAGGTTTTTGCCAAAAATCAGCCACAGCCTGAAGTAAGCATTGCAGCTTATGTTATGGGAACTTTCGGGAAATACCTTTTGGGTAAATCTCAGACCAACGAGTTAGGTATTGCCTATATCGATGTTGATCCGACCATGCCTGGCGACGAAGAGGGAAAGCTGAGTGTGATGGTGAAAGCTTCCAAAGGTTTTGGTAGAGCTAAAATGAATGAGGAAATGGTAATGGTAGAGCCTACTATTAGAAAATCAGCCATTGAAGGGCGTCACATTTGGAGTACTGATAAAATGGCTCCGGTATGGTTAAAGGTAAGTTTCTTCATTACCGTATTTGGTGTGTGGTTCGTACTTCTCTTTATTGTAATTGGCTTACGAAATATCAATAAAGCCAATAAAGAGGAAGCATAG
- the nrfD gene encoding NrfD/PsrC family molybdoenzyme membrane anchor subunit, which translates to MNETITKELSESQIDQDLLKNVNWGGKFKLWLAFLAVSLIICLYYYYQQLQNGLGVTGLHDYVSWGIYISNFVFFVATSLIGMLISSVLGLMNVSWVKPLARIAELVAVAFAMVAGLIIITDMGRPDRLLNVFMHGRVQSPIVWDIAVVVTYVAISVLLLYIPMLPDIALCRDKLKNVPKWQQKMYKFLALGWSGKAKQFKIMHNYTRILLILIIPIALSIHTVTSWLFAMTLRSGWDSPIFGPYFVSGAFVAGCAAVIIAMYFFQKNYKLKDYITVDHFDRMGRLLVLVALVYVYFNINEIIVPGYKANTADAKHVHEMLYGHESVMFWLVQLGGLVIPFLLILFRPMRRPLPLTLISIIVLAGAWFKRVLIVVPTQLTPYYPIQNVPENWTHYSPTLPEIAITVASFILVLLIMTVLAKLFPIIPIWEVKEEINHNKK; encoded by the coding sequence CTTGCAGTATCACTCATAATTTGTTTGTACTACTACTATCAACAATTACAAAACGGACTTGGTGTAACAGGCCTTCACGACTATGTTTCCTGGGGAATCTATATTTCCAACTTTGTCTTTTTTGTTGCGACCTCTTTAATAGGTATGCTAATTTCATCGGTTTTAGGACTGATGAATGTGAGTTGGGTCAAACCTCTTGCACGAATTGCAGAATTGGTTGCTGTAGCTTTTGCTATGGTAGCAGGCCTAATTATCATTACCGATATGGGACGTCCCGATCGTCTTCTAAATGTATTTATGCACGGAAGAGTGCAATCACCAATTGTTTGGGATATAGCCGTAGTGGTTACCTATGTTGCCATTAGTGTGTTGTTGCTTTACATTCCGATGTTACCCGATATTGCACTTTGTCGCGATAAGCTTAAAAATGTACCCAAATGGCAGCAGAAAATGTACAAATTCCTAGCCCTTGGCTGGAGTGGAAAAGCAAAGCAATTTAAGATCATGCACAACTACACGCGTATCTTATTAATCCTGATTATTCCAATTGCCTTATCTATTCACACCGTTACTTCCTGGCTGTTTGCCATGACCCTTCGTTCAGGTTGGGATTCGCCAATATTCGGTCCTTACTTTGTATCAGGAGCCTTTGTTGCCGGTTGTGCTGCGGTTATCATCGCTATGTATTTCTTTCAGAAAAATTACAAATTGAAAGATTACATTACTGTTGATCATTTCGATCGTATGGGTAGATTACTGGTACTGGTTGCCTTGGTTTATGTGTATTTCAATATCAATGAAATTATCGTTCCGGGTTATAAAGCCAATACTGCCGACGCCAAGCACGTACACGAAATGTTGTATGGACACGAATCGGTTATGTTCTGGCTGGTACAATTGGGTGGATTGGTCATTCCTTTCCTTCTGATTTTATTCAGACCTATGCGTAGACCCTTGCCTTTAACTTTAATTTCGATTATCGTATTGGCAGGAGCCTGGTTCAAGAGAGTTTTAATTGTAGTTCCTACACAATTAACACCATACTATCCTATTCAGAATGTTCCTGAAAACTGGACACATTATTCACCAACATTGCCTGAGATTGCGATAACGGTGGCTTCCTTTATTTTGGTATTGCTGATTATGACCGTATTGGCCAAATTGTTCCCAATTATACCAATTTGGGAAGTAAAAGAAGAAATTAACCACAATAAGAAATAG